In Polyangiaceae bacterium, a genomic segment contains:
- a CDS encoding twin-arginine translocase TatA/TatE family subunit — protein MAVGPWQIAIIACVLVLLFGGRRFATLGKSLAEGITGFRRGLKSIEDDVEPEHRPRRRRA, from the coding sequence TTGGCCGTGGGTCCTTGGCAGATCGCCATCATCGCGTGTGTGCTCGTGTTGCTATTCGGAGGTCGCCGTTTCGCGACCCTGGGCAAGAGCTTGGCCGAGGGGATCACCGGCTTTCGCCGCGGCCTGAAGTCGATCGAAGACGACGTCGAGCCCGAGCACAGGCCCCGTCGCCGCCGCGCCTGA
- a CDS encoding 2,3-bisphosphoglycerate-independent phosphoglycerate mutase encodes MDGVGIGAGDEGDAVHLARTPVLDGLLKSAPHLALRAHGTAVGMPSDADMGNSEVGHNALGAGRIFDQGAKLVDRAIATGALFESAVWGEAVKRSTAGGALHFLGLLSDGNVHSHIDHLLSMVKRAHSAGVKTLYVHALLDGRDVEERSALTYVSALEDVLREFDGKDGCRYRIASGGGRMKVTMDRYEADWSMVKRGWEAHVLGKARAFPSTTDAIETFRKEQSGIIDQNLPAFVITENEKPVGTIEDGDSVVFFNFRGDRAIEISRAFEEESFKPFDRGRRPDVLYAGMMEYDGDLHVPKQYLVAPPEIERTLGQYLSQNGVTQLAIAETQKYGHVTYFWNGNCSGLYDPESGRYVDVPVKEETADTYQVRARRSELESYLEVPSDVVPFEERPWMKAAEVTDALIAELRTKKFGFARVNYANGDMVGHTGDREAAVIAVEVVDRSLGRLLAVIDELDGLALITADHGNADEMYMRDEKKGGFKTSSDGRIQPKTSHTLNHVPFILYDPRGELSLSGSVKDAGLSNVAATVLNLLGYEAPEDYRASLLAR; translated from the coding sequence ATGGACGGCGTGGGCATCGGCGCCGGAGACGAAGGGGACGCGGTGCACCTCGCGCGCACTCCGGTGCTGGACGGGCTCCTGAAGAGCGCGCCACATTTGGCGCTGCGCGCGCACGGCACGGCCGTGGGCATGCCCAGCGACGCGGACATGGGCAACAGCGAGGTGGGGCACAACGCGCTGGGCGCTGGGCGCATCTTCGATCAGGGCGCCAAGCTCGTGGACAGGGCCATTGCTACGGGCGCGCTGTTCGAGAGCGCGGTGTGGGGGGAGGCGGTGAAGCGCAGCACGGCGGGCGGCGCGTTGCACTTCCTGGGGCTCTTGAGCGACGGCAACGTCCACAGTCACATCGATCACCTGCTCTCGATGGTGAAGCGAGCGCACTCCGCGGGAGTGAAGACGCTCTACGTGCACGCCTTGCTCGACGGTCGAGACGTGGAAGAGCGCTCGGCGCTCACCTACGTCAGCGCGCTGGAAGACGTGCTGAGGGAATTCGACGGCAAAGACGGCTGTCGTTATCGCATCGCGTCCGGTGGCGGCCGCATGAAGGTGACCATGGACCGCTACGAAGCGGACTGGTCCATGGTCAAGCGTGGCTGGGAGGCTCACGTGCTGGGCAAGGCCCGCGCCTTTCCCTCGACAACGGACGCGATCGAGACCTTCCGCAAGGAGCAGAGCGGCATCATCGATCAGAACCTGCCGGCCTTCGTGATTACGGAGAACGAGAAACCCGTGGGGACGATCGAAGACGGCGACAGCGTGGTCTTCTTCAACTTTCGCGGGGATCGCGCCATCGAGATCAGCCGAGCGTTCGAGGAAGAGAGCTTCAAGCCCTTCGACCGCGGGCGGCGTCCGGACGTGCTGTACGCCGGGATGATGGAGTACGACGGCGACTTGCACGTGCCCAAGCAGTACCTGGTGGCGCCGCCGGAGATCGAGCGCACCCTGGGGCAGTACTTGAGTCAGAACGGCGTGACCCAGCTCGCCATCGCCGAGACCCAGAAGTACGGACACGTGACGTACTTCTGGAACGGCAACTGCAGTGGTCTGTACGATCCCGAGAGCGGACGTTACGTGGACGTGCCCGTGAAGGAAGAGACCGCGGATACGTATCAGGTGCGCGCGCGGCGGTCGGAGCTCGAAAGCTACTTGGAAGTGCCCAGCGACGTGGTGCCCTTCGAAGAGCGTCCGTGGATGAAGGCGGCGGAGGTGACGGACGCGCTGATCGCGGAGCTACGGACGAAGAAGTTCGGCTTCGCGCGGGTGAACTACGCCAACGGCGACATGGTCGGTCACACCGGGGACCGCGAGGCCGCCGTGATCGCGGTGGAGGTCGTGGATCGCTCCCTGGGGCGGCTGCTCGCGGTCATCGACGAGCTCGACGGCCTGGCGTTGATCACGGCGGATCACGGCAACGCCGACGAGATGTACATGCGCGACGAGAAGAAGGGCGGCTTCAAGACCAGCTCGGACGGTCGCATCCAGCCCAAGACCAGCCACACGCTCAATCACGTGCCCTTCATCTTGTACGACCCTCGCGGAGAGCTCTCGCTCTCGGGTTCGGTGAAGGACGCCGGTCTCTCCAACGTTGCGGCCACGGTGCTGAACCTGCTGGGCTACGAAGCTCCGGAGGACTACCGCGCTTCGCTTCTCGCGCGCTGA
- a CDS encoding OmpA family protein → MRALPVIAALLFAVPAFADDGGAAGSEEKLPPLKVTVDRDKVDLDAHRLELSMSREAKSVKIRVLAEDGSELAEQEHDFSGKPAGATLVVTWQPKSDDAVARIELYAYDAHGYWKGVALTPWSVKIPHQEVLFDTNKALIKKSEEPKLEESYARIQKAIEEHKEIGAIKLYVAGHTDTVGTPAHNLTLSRKRAQAIAQWFKKRGLANPVYFAGFGESVLAVKTKDEVSEAKNRRVDYILAIEPPAMKSGGGVPWKAL, encoded by the coding sequence ATGCGTGCCCTCCCGGTGATTGCGGCGCTGTTGTTTGCGGTCCCTGCCTTTGCGGATGACGGCGGCGCGGCAGGCAGCGAAGAAAAGCTGCCGCCGCTGAAGGTGACGGTGGATCGCGACAAGGTCGACCTGGACGCGCATCGTCTCGAGCTCAGCATGTCGCGGGAGGCCAAGTCGGTGAAGATCCGCGTGCTGGCGGAAGACGGCAGCGAGCTCGCCGAACAGGAGCACGATTTTTCCGGCAAGCCCGCGGGCGCCACCTTGGTGGTCACTTGGCAACCGAAGAGCGACGACGCCGTCGCGCGCATCGAGCTCTACGCCTACGACGCCCACGGCTACTGGAAGGGTGTGGCGCTCACGCCCTGGTCCGTGAAGATCCCTCATCAAGAGGTGCTCTTCGACACGAACAAGGCGCTCATCAAGAAGAGCGAAGAACCGAAGCTCGAGGAGAGCTACGCGCGCATCCAGAAGGCCATCGAGGAGCACAAGGAGATCGGCGCCATCAAGCTCTACGTCGCCGGCCACACCGACACCGTGGGCACGCCCGCGCACAACCTCACGCTGTCGCGCAAGCGCGCTCAGGCCATCGCCCAGTGGTTCAAGAAGCGCGGCCTCGCGAACCCTGTGTACTTCGCCGGGTTTGGCGAGAGCGTGCTCGCCGTCAAGACCAAGGACGAAGTGAGCGAGGCGAAGAACCGCCGTGTCGACTACATCCTCGCCATCGAGCCCCCAGCGATGAAGAGCGGCGGGGGCGTGCCGTGGAAGGCGCTGTGA
- a CDS encoding outer membrane protein transport protein, producing MRRGLAPSAVLLLCASSAAASGFATARFGGEHGHPTTENPTAIYYNPAGLAASEGTHLFADGLFALRRASYEHQRESADTEEPPDAQGANHGKGTLLNFAAVPMLGASTKIGAFAFGIGAYVPFGGSEVWDDNTAFENDPKYPGPVDGVQRWYDIEGTIQSTYLTAAAAAELWDSGMSIGAGLNLVYSNVNTATARTALGNDDVTLEGRSQLDVSGWQLAFGAGALFEAVDDQLWLGVSYQSRPNVVGGMKLAGELRNDFTGSVDVTEVELHQDLPDVYRAGVRWRPTPEVELRLFGDLTRWSAFTRHCVARKGESCALRKDGSAPPDSGAVQNVPRDWKDAFGVRLGGSYFATRDLELFAGLGYDSNAVPDETLEPSLMDFDDFAAAAGARVAVLPNLFVAGSYTNFYEIPRDTRGKSVHPTEASPSNGPDASGKYFEWVGVLDVNVELVLP from the coding sequence ATGAGGCGTGGGCTCGCACCATCTGCTGTGCTGTTGCTTTGCGCGAGCTCCGCTGCGGCGTCAGGCTTCGCCACGGCGCGCTTCGGCGGTGAGCACGGCCACCCCACCACGGAGAACCCGACGGCGATCTACTACAACCCCGCGGGGCTCGCCGCGAGCGAGGGCACGCACCTGTTCGCCGACGGCCTGTTCGCCCTGCGGCGCGCGAGCTACGAGCACCAGCGGGAGAGCGCCGACACTGAAGAGCCGCCGGACGCCCAGGGCGCGAACCACGGCAAAGGGACGCTGCTGAACTTCGCCGCCGTGCCGATGCTCGGCGCCAGCACCAAGATCGGGGCCTTCGCCTTCGGCATTGGCGCCTACGTGCCCTTCGGCGGCAGTGAGGTGTGGGACGACAACACGGCCTTCGAGAACGATCCGAAGTATCCGGGGCCGGTGGACGGCGTGCAGCGCTGGTACGACATCGAAGGAACGATCCAGTCCACGTATCTCACTGCGGCCGCTGCGGCGGAGCTGTGGGACAGCGGCATGAGCATCGGCGCCGGGCTGAACCTGGTGTACTCCAACGTGAACACCGCCACGGCGCGCACCGCCCTGGGCAACGACGACGTCACCCTGGAAGGACGCTCGCAGTTGGACGTTTCCGGCTGGCAGCTCGCCTTCGGCGCGGGCGCGCTGTTCGAAGCCGTCGACGATCAGCTGTGGCTCGGCGTGTCGTACCAGTCACGCCCCAACGTGGTGGGCGGCATGAAGCTCGCCGGCGAGCTCCGGAACGACTTCACGGGCAGCGTGGACGTGACCGAAGTGGAGCTGCATCAAGATCTACCGGACGTCTATCGCGCGGGGGTGCGCTGGCGCCCCACGCCGGAGGTGGAGCTGCGGCTGTTTGGGGATCTGACGCGTTGGAGCGCGTTCACCCGCCACTGCGTGGCGCGCAAAGGGGAATCCTGCGCGCTGCGCAAGGACGGCTCCGCGCCGCCGGACAGCGGCGCCGTCCAGAACGTACCTCGCGACTGGAAGGACGCCTTCGGCGTCCGCCTTGGGGGCAGCTACTTTGCGACGCGCGACCTCGAGCTGTTCGCTGGGCTGGGCTACGACTCGAACGCGGTGCCGGACGAAACCCTCGAGCCATCGCTGATGGACTTCGACGACTTCGCCGCTGCGGCGGGAGCGCGGGTGGCCGTGCTTCCGAACCTGTTCGTCGCCGGCTCGTACACCAACTTCTACGAGATCCCGCGAGACACCCGCGGCAAGAGCGTCCATCCGACGGAAGCGTCGCCCTCGAACGGCCCCGACGCGAGCGGCAAGTACTTCGAGTGGGTCGGCGTGCTCGACGTCAACGTGGAGCTCGTGCTGCCCTGA
- a CDS encoding flotillin family protein has product MAFRDDRGAMRARVEELEDELAQAKHELQTQKEPPLAKVGRSSALAWIPIVLSVGGLLAAAVLGAGGQQVLALVLTIAAVTLLWLGVMVLVVGRLLIVVAPNQVAVLSGRRYMAADGTVRGYRTIRGGRALRIPLLETVDYMDVSVMKLEVELRNAYLRGGGVADVGATATVRIAREMPHLANAVERFLGQPREEIATVAQQTIEGTLRGVLASLTREEAEGNPRKVAEHTKAEVQEDMDKLGFVLETFELERLTSR; this is encoded by the coding sequence ATGGCCTTTCGCGACGACCGGGGCGCCATGCGCGCTCGCGTGGAGGAGCTGGAAGACGAGCTGGCGCAGGCCAAGCACGAGCTGCAAACGCAAAAGGAGCCCCCGCTGGCGAAGGTCGGCCGCTCGAGCGCGCTCGCCTGGATCCCGATCGTGCTTTCCGTCGGCGGTCTGTTGGCGGCGGCGGTGCTCGGTGCCGGCGGTCAACAGGTCCTCGCGCTGGTCTTGACCATCGCCGCCGTCACGCTGCTCTGGCTCGGCGTGATGGTGCTCGTCGTCGGTCGTCTGCTGATCGTGGTGGCGCCGAACCAGGTGGCCGTGCTCTCGGGGCGCCGCTACATGGCGGCGGACGGCACCGTGCGGGGCTACCGAACGATCCGCGGGGGACGCGCGCTCCGTATCCCGCTGCTGGAGACCGTGGACTACATGGATGTGTCCGTGATGAAGCTCGAAGTGGAGCTCCGGAACGCGTACCTGCGCGGAGGCGGCGTGGCGGACGTGGGCGCCACGGCGACGGTGCGCATCGCGCGGGAGATGCCGCACTTGGCGAACGCCGTGGAGCGCTTTTTGGGACAGCCCCGGGAAGAGATCGCGACGGTCGCTCAGCAGACGATCGAAGGAACGCTCCGCGGCGTGCTCGCGAGCCTCACCCGCGAAGAGGCGGAGGGCAATCCACGAAAGGTCGCCGAGCACACCAAGGCGGAAGTCCAGGAGGACATGGACAAGCTCGGCTTCGTGCTCGAGACGTTCGAGCTCGAGCGCCTCACTTCTCGATGA
- a CDS encoding sulfite exporter TauE/SafE family protein produces the protein MQPERLALLALAAMVAGAVNAVAGGGSLVSFPALLALGVSPVSASATNTVALAPGGLAAAFGYRRELGDNKRSALLLMAAAGVGSLVGATLLLEVPERVFEIVVPWLVLAATGVLLLKERVARWAKTEQPTRARLGWIALLLAVVSIYGGYFGAGMGIVTLALLSPLRRMSIHEMNAMKTLIVGGINGIAAVYFLASRAAELAPAAAMAVGALIGGYGGARVVRRVPPTPVRRGVVVLGVALSALLAYRYWW, from the coding sequence ATGCAGCCGGAGCGCTTGGCACTATTGGCCCTCGCGGCCATGGTCGCGGGCGCGGTCAATGCAGTCGCAGGCGGTGGCTCGTTGGTGTCGTTTCCGGCGTTGCTCGCCCTCGGCGTGTCGCCGGTTTCCGCCAGTGCCACCAATACCGTCGCCCTCGCGCCCGGCGGCCTGGCGGCGGCCTTCGGCTACCGGCGGGAGCTCGGCGACAACAAGCGGAGTGCGCTCTTGCTGATGGCGGCTGCGGGCGTGGGGTCCCTGGTGGGCGCCACGCTGTTGCTCGAGGTTCCGGAGCGCGTGTTCGAAATCGTCGTGCCCTGGCTGGTCCTGGCTGCCACGGGCGTACTGTTGCTCAAGGAACGCGTCGCGCGCTGGGCCAAGACCGAGCAGCCGACCCGCGCGCGGCTCGGGTGGATCGCGCTGCTCTTGGCCGTGGTCTCGATCTACGGCGGCTATTTCGGGGCCGGCATGGGCATCGTGACGTTGGCGCTGCTCTCGCCGCTGCGGCGCATGTCGATCCACGAGATGAACGCGATGAAGACGCTGATCGTCGGTGGCATCAACGGCATTGCGGCCGTCTACTTCCTCGCGTCCCGCGCTGCAGAGCTGGCGCCGGCAGCGGCCATGGCCGTGGGTGCGTTGATCGGCGGCTACGGTGGCGCCCGCGTGGTTCGTCGCGTTCCCCCCACGCCGGTGCGCCGCGGCGTGGTGGTGTTGGGCGTCGCCCTGAGCGCTCTCCTCGCCTACCGTTACTGGTGGTGA
- a CDS encoding SUMF1/EgtB/PvdO family nonheme iron enzyme has translation MRSVAVLPLLVLAAGCSLFPELSSYGDCADGKCRDAGSAGTGGSIEDASTGGAAGSAGSGGNAGTAGVGGSAGSAGAGGSAGADAATDPCGSYKGASMVKPKNLAFCIDSTEVTRAQYQEFLVDQGATPTGTHPKCGFNASYKISDYLWNATADDEPVHGTDWCDAVDYCAWAGKRLCGKLGGGELAKAECSTTQSQWMVACSLNGVQNYPYGNQYVAGNCRDSVTDGGSSGQVPVGSLPKCEGGYPGIFDMSGNVMEWQDSCTQTSDPATDECEAQGGSWNFPGGSGSAVFCGFHEPHVRGGEGPQIGFRCCKDL, from the coding sequence GTGAGATCCGTCGCTGTGCTCCCGCTGCTGGTTCTCGCCGCCGGCTGCAGCTTGTTCCCCGAGCTGTCCAGCTACGGCGACTGTGCCGATGGAAAGTGTCGGGATGCGGGCAGCGCGGGAACCGGGGGCAGCATCGAGGATGCCTCCACCGGAGGCGCGGCGGGCAGCGCCGGCAGTGGCGGCAACGCGGGGACCGCAGGCGTCGGTGGCAGCGCGGGATCCGCCGGTGCGGGCGGCAGTGCCGGCGCTGACGCCGCGACGGACCCGTGTGGCAGCTACAAAGGCGCCAGCATGGTGAAGCCCAAGAACCTCGCCTTCTGCATCGACAGCACCGAGGTCACCCGCGCGCAGTACCAAGAATTTCTGGTGGACCAAGGGGCGACACCGACGGGGACGCACCCGAAGTGCGGCTTCAACGCCAGCTACAAGATCTCCGACTACCTGTGGAACGCCACCGCAGACGACGAACCCGTGCACGGCACGGACTGGTGTGACGCCGTGGACTACTGCGCCTGGGCCGGCAAGCGCCTGTGCGGCAAGCTCGGCGGCGGTGAGCTGGCCAAGGCCGAGTGCAGCACCACCCAGAGCCAGTGGATGGTCGCCTGCTCACTCAACGGCGTGCAGAACTATCCGTACGGAAACCAGTACGTGGCGGGCAATTGCCGCGACAGCGTCACCGACGGCGGCAGCAGTGGGCAGGTTCCCGTCGGCTCCCTGCCCAAGTGCGAAGGTGGCTACCCCGGCATCTTCGACATGAGTGGCAACGTGATGGAGTGGCAGGACAGCTGCACCCAAACCAGCGATCCCGCCACGGACGAGTGCGAAGCCCAGGGGGGCTCCTGGAACTTCCCCGGCGGCAGCGGCAGCGCCGTGTTCTGCGGCTTCCACGAGCCCCACGTCCGAGGAGGAGAGGGCCCGCAGATCGGCTTCCGCTGCTGCAAGGATCTCTGA
- a CDS encoding sigma 54-dependent Fis family transcriptional regulator gives MSEELSATLLRQAATLPSGTYLLSAESGETLVVNGASPGRVLVGKSDACALRLADPEVSRRHAALELVGKRLRITDLGSTNGTWVDGVAINDAWLRGGESLRLGATRVSVQYQPDGDNPEVPFATGFGRVLGESRAMRRLYPLCDKLARSSVGVIIEGETGTGKEVLAEAIHEQGDRAEGPFVVFDCTAVPANLLESELFGHERGAFTGAIATRRGVFEQANGGTLLIDEIGDLDLALQPKLLRVIERGEVRRVGGDRALSVDVRVLSATRRDLDRQVADGQFRDDLFHRLAVARIELPPLRERQGDVLVLADHFWRELGGRGQPPEALLARWDAWHWPGNVRELRNAVLRAVTLGEEAELGALESLPSDAPDFLSELVALGLPFAKARQALLDEFERRYLAKVLEENDGNVSRAARASGIARRHFQRIRARSTERR, from the coding sequence ATGAGCGAGGAGCTCTCCGCGACGCTGCTCCGGCAAGCCGCCACGCTTCCGAGCGGAACGTACCTGCTGAGCGCAGAGTCGGGGGAGACACTGGTGGTGAACGGCGCGAGCCCAGGGCGCGTGCTGGTCGGTAAGTCGGATGCGTGTGCGCTGCGCCTCGCGGATCCCGAGGTCTCCCGGCGTCACGCTGCCCTCGAGCTGGTGGGCAAGCGACTGCGCATCACGGATCTGGGCTCCACCAACGGCACCTGGGTCGATGGCGTGGCCATCAACGACGCCTGGCTTCGCGGCGGCGAGAGCCTGCGTCTGGGGGCTACTCGGGTTTCGGTGCAGTACCAACCCGATGGCGACAACCCCGAGGTTCCCTTCGCCACGGGGTTCGGTCGCGTGCTGGGAGAGAGCCGCGCCATGCGCCGGCTGTACCCGCTGTGCGACAAGCTCGCCCGCTCTTCCGTGGGCGTGATCATCGAGGGAGAGACGGGCACCGGCAAAGAAGTGCTGGCGGAAGCGATCCACGAACAGGGGGATCGCGCCGAGGGGCCCTTCGTGGTGTTCGACTGCACCGCGGTACCGGCGAATCTACTGGAGAGCGAGCTGTTCGGGCACGAGCGGGGAGCGTTCACGGGTGCCATCGCCACGCGCCGCGGCGTGTTCGAGCAGGCCAACGGCGGCACGTTGCTCATCGACGAGATCGGTGATCTGGACCTCGCCCTGCAGCCCAAGCTGCTGCGCGTGATCGAGCGCGGCGAGGTGCGTAGAGTGGGCGGCGATCGCGCCCTGTCCGTGGACGTGCGCGTGCTATCCGCCACCCGGCGGGATCTCGACCGCCAGGTAGCCGACGGCCAGTTCCGGGACGATCTGTTCCATCGCCTGGCCGTCGCGCGCATCGAGCTGCCCCCGCTACGCGAGCGTCAGGGGGACGTGCTCGTGTTGGCGGACCACTTCTGGCGTGAGCTCGGAGGTCGCGGCCAGCCACCGGAAGCGCTGCTCGCGCGCTGGGACGCTTGGCACTGGCCCGGCAACGTGCGCGAGCTCCGGAACGCCGTGCTTCGCGCCGTCACCCTGGGAGAAGAAGCGGAGCTCGGCGCGCTGGAGTCGCTGCCGTCGGACGCGCCGGACTTCCTGTCGGAGCTGGTTGCTCTGGGATTGCCCTTCGCCAAGGCGCGGCAAGCGCTCTTGGATGAGTTCGAGCGACGCTACCTCGCCAAAGTGCTGGAGGAGAACGACGGCAACGTGTCGCGAGCCGCGCGGGCTTCCGGCATCGCGCGGCGCCATTTCCAGCGTATCCGCGCGCGCAGCACGGAGCGACGTTGA
- a CDS encoding protein kinase, producing the protein MRDRLTDAEPLIFGRYALYEELASGGMATVHLGRLLGTAGFSRTVAIKRLHPQFAKDPEFVTMFLDEARLAVRIQHPNVAQTFDVVAESGELLIVMEYIHGETASRLLKALKAPLAPDIAVSIVSGALHGLHAAHEAKSERGEPLGIVHRDVSPQNLIVGRDGVTRVLDFGIAKAAGRFHTTEDGKIKGKLAYMAPEQVRGEKVTRQTDVWAAGVVLWELLSGRRFARGDHPGQVVEQVLYGKPKKPSSIAAGVPAALDAIVLRALSRKPSERFATAKEMALALEAAHRPALASAVSAWVEEVAGGSLESRAQQLASVESSDSSEKMASLVQSLMADSAPGATQPSVFDAGATKPSSELPSGTLSGTDASALAAKRPRRAALGLLLLAVLGVGATVWALSAHGGRDAASATPRASVSATAPARASATSVPSVSATASVSATAGVSATASASAPEPPRPAPTRASAPPRQKPKPKVDCNPPFTFDAQGRKIYKRQCLE; encoded by the coding sequence ATGCGTGATCGGTTGACGGACGCTGAGCCGCTGATTTTCGGTCGCTACGCCCTCTACGAGGAGCTGGCTTCGGGAGGGATGGCGACGGTGCATCTCGGCCGTCTGCTGGGCACCGCGGGCTTTTCCCGCACCGTGGCCATCAAGCGGCTCCATCCGCAGTTCGCCAAGGACCCGGAGTTCGTCACCATGTTCCTGGACGAGGCGCGCTTGGCGGTGCGCATCCAGCACCCGAACGTGGCGCAGACCTTCGACGTGGTGGCGGAGAGCGGAGAGCTCCTGATCGTGATGGAGTACATCCACGGCGAGACGGCGTCGCGCTTGCTCAAGGCGCTGAAAGCGCCGCTGGCGCCGGACATCGCCGTGTCCATCGTGAGCGGTGCGCTGCACGGCCTGCACGCCGCTCACGAAGCCAAGAGCGAGCGCGGCGAGCCTCTGGGCATCGTGCACCGGGACGTGTCGCCCCAGAATCTGATCGTGGGTCGGGATGGCGTGACCCGCGTGCTCGACTTCGGCATCGCCAAGGCCGCCGGGCGCTTCCACACCACGGAAGACGGCAAGATCAAAGGCAAGCTCGCCTACATGGCGCCGGAGCAGGTGCGCGGCGAGAAGGTGACACGCCAAACCGACGTGTGGGCGGCGGGTGTGGTGTTGTGGGAGCTGCTCAGCGGCCGGCGCTTCGCGCGGGGGGATCACCCCGGGCAGGTGGTGGAGCAAGTGCTGTACGGCAAGCCCAAGAAGCCGAGCAGCATCGCGGCGGGCGTGCCGGCGGCCCTCGATGCCATCGTGCTGCGCGCCCTGAGTCGAAAGCCGTCCGAGCGCTTCGCCACCGCGAAGGAGATGGCCCTGGCACTGGAAGCGGCGCACCGCCCCGCCCTCGCGTCGGCGGTGAGCGCCTGGGTGGAAGAGGTGGCGGGCGGTTCCCTGGAGTCCCGCGCGCAGCAGCTTGCCAGTGTGGAGAGCAGCGACAGCTCCGAGAAAATGGCGTCCTTGGTGCAGAGCTTGATGGCCGATTCCGCGCCGGGCGCGACGCAGCCGTCGGTGTTCGATGCGGGCGCGACGAAGCCGTCCTCAGAGCTGCCGAGCGGCACGCTGTCCGGGACGGATGCCAGTGCGCTGGCTGCGAAGCGGCCGCGGCGGGCGGCCCTGGGCCTTCTGCTGCTCGCCGTGCTGGGTGTCGGCGCCACGGTGTGGGCCCTGTCCGCACACGGTGGGCGCGACGCAGCCAGCGCGACGCCCCGCGCGTCCGTTTCCGCGACGGCGCCGGCGCGGGCTTCCGCGACGAGCGTGCCGAGCGTTTCCGCGACGGCCAGCGTTTCCGCGACGGCCGGCGTTTCCGCGACGGCCAGCGCATCCGCGCCGGAGCCCCCACGCCCCGCGCCCACGCGAGCTTCCGCGCCGCCCCGACAAAAGCCAAAGCCGAAGGTCGACTGCAATCCGCCCTTCACTTTCGATGCCCAGGGGAGAAAGATCTACAAACGCCAGTGTCTCGAATAG